Proteins from a genomic interval of Euleptes europaea isolate rEulEur1 chromosome 16, rEulEur1.hap1, whole genome shotgun sequence:
- the RAB9A gene encoding ras-related protein Rab-9A, with protein MASKSSLLKVILLGDGGVGKSSIMNRYVTNKFDTQLFHTIGVEFLNKDLEVDGHFVTMQIWDTAGQERFRSLRTPFYRGSDCCLLTFSVDDSQSFQNLGNWKKEFIYYADVKEPETFPFVILGNKVDINERQVSMEEAQVWCRNNGNHPYFETSAKDATNVAAAFEEAVRRVLATDDRSDHLIQTDTINLHRKPKTSSSCC; from the coding sequence ATGGCATCAAAATCATCACTCCTTAAAGTAATCCTACTAGGAGATGGAGGAGTTGGGAAGAGTTCAATTATGAACAGATATGTCACAAACAAGTTTGATACCCAGCTGTTCCACACAATAGGGGTCGAATTCTTAAATAAAGACCTGGAAGTGGATGGACACTTTGTTACAATGCAGATATGGGACACTGCTGGTCAAGAGCGTTTCAGAAGCTTGCGGACTCCTTTCTACAGAGGCTCTGACTGTTGTCTTCTTACTTTCAGTGTAGATGATTCACAAAGCTTTCAAAATCTGGGTAACTGGAAGAAGGAATTTATTTACTATGCAGATGTCAAAGAGCCTGAAACGTTTCCTTTTGTGATATTGGGGAACAAAGTTGATATAAATGAGAGGCAAGTATCTATGGAAGAAGCCCAAGTCTGGTGCAGGAACAACGGCAACCATCCCTATTTTGAAACCAGTGCAAAAGATGCCACTAATGTTGCAGCAGCTTTTGAAGAAGCTGTTCGAAGAGTTCTTGCCACTGATGATAGGTCAGATCATTTGATTCAAACAGATACAATAAATCTTCATCGGAAACCCAAGACTAGTTCATCATGCTGTTGA